From Xanthomonas sp. 10-10:
GCGAGGTGCTGGTCCAGCTGGCCTGGTGGCCTTCCACGCGGTAGCGGAAGCTGATGCGGTCCGGGCCGCCTTCGGCACCGGGCGTACTCAGATCCACATCCAGCGGAACCTGCGACCACGGTACCTGCGCACCGGCAGCAAGGGTCTGCCCGCCACGCTGCACGCGCAGCACCTCCACCCGGAGCGGCGGCGAGGTGAACGCACGCGACGGATCGATCAGATGGGTCAGCCCGCGGCTGCTGCCGAGCCAGACGCTGCCATCGTCGTCCTCGAACAGCGCATTGGCAGACACGTCGTCCCACAGCAGGCCCTCGCTGCGCGTGGCGCGCGACCAGCGTCCACGGTCCAGCAGGTCCAGGCCCTGGCTGCTGCCCAGCCACAGGCGTCCCTTGCTGTCGTGACGCAGGATGAACGGCATCACGCGCGACACCAGCGTGTCGCTCACTGCGGTCAGCGTGACCTGCGCATCGTCCTGCACGGCGCCGTGCCACAGCCCGGTGTCGCGCAAGGACAGCCAAAGCTGACCGTCGTCGGAAAAGTCCAGCAGGAAGTAATCGTGGCTGGGAAGGTTGCCGTGCACCTGCACCTGCAGCCAGCGGCCGTTTTTTTCCTGGCGATACAGCCCTTCGCGCGTGCTGGCCCACAGTCGACCCCGAGCATCCAGCTCGATATCGCCGACGAACGCCGCCGGTACCGCTTCCTCGCGCCTTGCCTGCAGCGGCAGTTCGGGCGGGACGGAGTACAGGCCGCGCGGCGTGGTGACCCACAGCACCCCGCGCGAATCGAACAGCAGCTTGTTGGTGGGCAGGCCGAGCTGCAGCACGTCGATGGTCTTGCCCGTTCGCGGGTCGCGACGTGCCAGGGCTCCGGACGAGCGCGCCACCCAGGCCGCGCCATCTGCCGGCGACAGCGCGATGGAGATCGATTGCAGCAACGGCTCACCGTTGGCCAGTGTCCACGGCTGCATGCGCCCGGTCCGCGGATCCAGCACATTGGAGCCGGCATCGCCGCCTACCAGCAGCTCCCCACTGGGCAGCCGCTGGATGGCCCAGGTTGGCGATTCAGCCAGACCCTGGCTTTCGTCCCAGTGCTCGATGGTGCCGTAGCCCAGCCAGCGCTGCACACCCAGGCCGCGCGTGCCGATCCATAGCTGGCCGGTGCTCTGCATCATCAACGGGCCGACCATCGGGCTGATCGACAACCCCTGATCGTGCCCGAAATAGCGCCAGTGATCGCCTTCCCAGCGCACCATTCCGCGGTCGGAGCGGGTAATCAGGCGGCCCTGCGCATCCTCCGACAAGGTGGTTGCGCCGGACAGGGTGTCGAACCGGGTACCGGCCGGGGGTGCGTGGTCGCGGAACACCCGCTCGCCCGGCGCGCGCGACATCACCAAGCCGCCGCCGCGCAGCCACAGGTTGCCGCGATGGTCGCGGAACACCGCGCGCCATTGCCGTTCCGGCACGCCGTCGGCATCGCCCAACTGGGTGATGCGTCCGTCGGCATCGATGCGGCAGACGCGTTGTCCGCAACTGGCCCACAGCGCTGTGCCGTCGGCCAGCAAGGCTTTACCGGCGGGCAGGGTGGTGCCGTCGTCCAGCCGCAACGGCAGCACCCGGACGCTCCAGCCGCCCGGCTTGGCCGGCAGCAGGTGCAATAGCTGATTTTCGCTGACCACCACCACGCCGCCCGCGTACGGGGCGATCACATTGCCGCTGTCGGCGCGGATCGCGGTGCCATTGTGCAATATCGGGCTGAAGGTGGTGCCGTTGCGCACGAACACGCCGTTGGCGCTGGCCACCCACAGGCGCCCGCGCCCATCCAGCGTCAACGCGCGGATATAGCGTGCGTCCAGCCCGCTTTCGCGGCCGACGGGAATGAGTTGTTCGCGTTCGAAACGATGCAATGCCAGTTCGGTACCGACCCAGACCACGCCCTGTCGGTCCTCGAGCAGGCTGTTGACGGTCATGCCCTGCAGGCCATCGGCCTGGGCGTAATCGTGAAAGCTATAGGTTTGCGCCCATCCGCTGCCCGCGATCAGCCACCCGAGCAGGCACAGCGCTGCCAGGCGCAGCGCCTTGCCGCGCGAACCAGGTGGAACGAACAGCGCAGACACGTTGGGCATCGGTTTCCGCGAGAAGAAGGCAATGCGATCGAATGGGTCAATCGTCCCCAGCGTTGACGGCGACCGGTCGCAAAACTTGAGCGGCCGTACGGTCAGCCCGTCAGTTCTCTGGCGGAGTCGAAGGCGGTGTCGAACATGCGCTGCACCGGTGGCGCGAACTCGCTTGCGAAGCTGGACAACAGGAACAGCCCCAATAAGACCGTCAGCGGCAACCCAAGTTGCATCGGGTTCAACGCCGGCGCCGCCTTGGCCAACGCGCCGAAGGCCAGATTGACCGCCAGCATCGCCACCATCATCGGCAAGGCCAGGGTCAGCCCGCCGCGCAGGATCTGCAGGAACAGGGTCGGCGCCACCTCCGCAAACGCGCCGGCGTCGGGAATGGCCGTGCCGATCGGCAGCGCCTTGTAGCTGTCCACCAGCAGCGAGATCACCGCAAGATGCCCGTTGGCCGCAAAGAACAGCAAGCCGAACCCGATGTAGAACCACTGCGCGATCACACCGGAGGTCACCCCGCGCATCGGGTCGGACATCTGCGCAAACGACAGGCCGGTGGACTGCGACACCAACTCGCCGGCCAGTGCGCCGGCCTCGAAGATCAGCTTCAACATGAAGCCCATGCTGGCGCCGACGGCCAACTCGCGCGCGATGCTCAGCACTGCCTGCGCGGTGAATCCGTCCCACTCCGGCACCGGCGGCAGGATCGGCGCCAGCACCATCGACAAGGTCCCGGCCAGCATCACCCGCACCCGCCCGGGCACTGCGCGCGTGCCGATCAACGGCATGGCCGTGAGCAAGGCACCGGTGCGCAGCATGGTCCACATGATCGCCCCGACCATCGCAAACGCGCGCTGGCCGTCGATCACCATCTGGGTAGCGGAATCCATCCGGTGCAGCCCGCTAACCGATCAGATGCGGAATGCGCTGGAACAGCGCAATGGTGAACTCCACCAGATGCCCCAGCAACATGCTGCCGGTGGCGAACAGGGTCGCGGTCAACGCGACCGCCTTGGCCACGAAGCCGATGGTGGGTTCATTCAACTGGGTGGCGGCCTGCACCACGCCGATAACCACACCGACGATCAACACCGCCAGCAGCATCGGTCCGGCAATCCACAGGACGGTGACCAGGCCACCACGTAGTTCAGTCAGGGCGATTTCAGGGCTCATGGGGCGTGCTGATGCAAGTCGGGTGCCAAAGGGGGCGGGGATTGGAGATTCGGGATTCGGGATTCGTTGTTTGGCTGGCAGTTTCGCGGTTACGGAGACTGCTGTCAGCCGTTGCGGTATTGGTGCCGTTGATTGAGGTGCTGGATTCTGCTGCTGCTTGAACTGCGCTTTGCTGTTGGCTTTCAGGGGCCCCATACCGCAGCGGCAAGGCCGGCAGATACAACCCGCAGGGCGGCGCGCATGGATGCGCGACGTTTTTGTAAGGGACAGGGATGTCCCTTACAAAAATTTCTGCCGGACTTGCGCACCCGCAGCGCCGAAGGCGCGGAGGGCGCGAGGACGGGGTGTGCTTTCTTTTGGTTACTTTTCTTTGCACAAGCAAAGAAAAGTGACTCGCGCCCGACAGGGCGTGAAAGCCTTTGATTTCACTGCGTGGCATTGATAAGCGAAATCAATGCGACGAGGCAACACAGGTGCAAGTGCAAGTGCAAAGCTTTCGTCCCCCTTCGGGGGGCGAGTCACTTTCTTTGCTTGTGCAAAGAAAGTGACCAAAGAAACACACCCCCGTCCTCGCGCCTTCCGCGCTGCGCGCTCCAGGTCCGCAATCCGGGTAGAAATTTTTGTAAGGGACATCCATGTCCCTTACAAAAACATCGCGCATCCATGCGCGATGCCCTTCGGGTTGTATCTACCCGGCTTGCCGCTGCGGTATGGGGGCCCGCACGAGCAAAAAGCTGAAAGCGGAGGCAACAGCAAGAGCGGAGATCGGAAAGCTGAAAGCTGAAAGCGATAAGAGACAGCTGGACACTGCAGCTATGGGACCGGTAGGGAGAGCCGGAACCACCGCGCTCAGGCCTGCTGACGCTATCTGCCGAACTCAGCCAGGCGTAAACACCACTCAAATTGAATGTGGCTCAGCTGGATACCAATGACAGTGCCAGCCACATCGATCGCGCGCAGCGCGCCATCCATACCTACGACGCGTTGAAACTCGCCGCCAGCGTACCGACCACCAGCACCCAGCCATCCACCAGGATGAACAGCAGGATCTTGAACGGCGCGGAGATCAGCATCGGCGACAGCATCATCATGCCCATCGACATCAGCACGCTGGCCACCACCAGATCGATGATCACGAACGGGATGAAGATCAGGAACCCGATCTCGAAGGCGGTCTTCAGCTCGCTGGTCACGAACGAGGCCACCAGCACCGGGAACGGCACCGCGTCCGGACCTGCGTACTTGCCGTCGCCGGCCATGCCCGCGAAGGTCATCAGATCGGTCTCGCGAATCTGCGCCAGCATGAAGGCGCGCAGCGGCTGGGTGGTCAGCGTCCAGGCGGTGGAGAAATCGATCTGGTTGTTGAGGTACGGCTGCAGGCCGGCACCCCACATCTTTTGCCACACCGGCATCATCACCAGCGCGGTCAGGAACATCGCCAGGCCCAGCAGCACCTGGTTGGACGGGGTCTGGCCGGTGCCCAGCGCCTGGCGCAGCAGGCCCAGCACGATGGTGATGCGGGTAAAGGCAGTCAGCACCAGCAGCATCGACGGCAGCAAGGTGATCGCTGTCATCAGCAGCAGGGTCTGCAGCGGCAGGCTCACCGGCTGGTCGCCGATGCGGCCCACGCTCACGTTGGGCAGGTTCGGCAACTGGTTGGAGCCGGGCGGCACCGCCGGCGCCGGTGTGGCAGCGGCAGCGGGGGCAGCGGCCTGCGCCATCGACGGCAACGCGGCCGGCGTGGCGGCGGCCAGCAGCGGGCAGCTCATCACCAGCAGGATCAAGACCAGGCGCAGGCTGCGCCCCCAGCGATTCCAACGACTGAACATGTCACGGGTCCTTGCGCAGCTTCTGAGCGAGCAGCTGGGCGAAATTGGGGAGTTGCTTGAAATTGGGCAGGGTGGGAGCGGGCGCTGGCGGCAGCGGTTCGGGCAAGGTGTGCAAGGTGCTGATGCCGCCGGCGGTGACGCCCAGCAGCAATTGCTGGCCGTTGACCTCCACCACCACCACGCGTTCCTTGGCACCCACCGCCAGGCTGGTCACCACGCGCAGGCCCTCGCTGTTGCGAAAACCGCTGCCGGGCATGCGCTTGAGCAACCAGCCCAGGCCGACGATCAGCGCGAGCACCAACAGCAATGCAAAGACCGCGCCAAACAGGCTGGGCGAGGACGGCGCCTGCGCGCCGACCTGGGTGGCCTTGGCCGCGACCGGCGCGGCGGCAGCCAGCAGGCCGATCACCGCAGCCTCCGGATCCGTTCGCTGGGGCTGACCACGTCGGTCAGGCGGATGCCGAAGCGGTCGTTGATCACCACCACTTCGCCATGCGCGATCAAGGTGCCGTTGACGTAGACGTCCAGCGGCTCGCCGGCGCCGCGTTCCAGTTCCACCACCGAGCCCTGGTTGAGCTGCAGCAGGTTGCGGATCGGGATGCGGGCGCGGCCCACTTCCAGCGACAGCGTCACCGGCACGTCCAGGATGACGTCCAGGTTGAGGTCGGTGGCATTCTGGTCGTGCTCGGCCTGCAGGTTGTCGAAGGTGGCGGGCGCGGCGTCGAGGATGTCGGAGTTGATCATTTGCTGGGGTCCTGGGATGGAACGGCACGCGGGGCTTGCACGCCGGGCGGGCGGACGGCGGTGATCTTCACGGCGTTGTTGCCGTTGGAGACGCCGAATTCGCCGGTGAACATGGGAATGTCTTCCACGCACAGCGGTACCTGCGCGGGCAGATCGATCGGCAGGATGTCGCCGACCTTCAGGCCGGTGAGCTGGCGCAGGCTCATGCGCTTGCTGGCCAGTACGCTCGACAGCGTCACCTCGGCGGTGTTGAGCTGCTCGCGCAGCATGACGTTCCAGGAGTCGTCGCGGTCGTTGCGGTCGCTCTGGATGCCGGCATCGAGCAGTTCGCGGATCGGCTCCAGCATCGAATACGGCAGGGTGATGTGGATCTCGCCGCCGCCACCTTCCAGCTCCACATGGAAGCGGCACACCACCACGTATTCGCGCGGGGTGACGATGTTGGCGAAGTGCGGGTTGATCTCCGAGTTGATGTACTCGAAGTCCACCTCCATCACCGGCGCCCAGGCTTCCTTCAGGTCGGCGAAGGTCTGCTTGAGCATCAGCTGGATCACGCGCATCTCGGTGGCGGTGAATTCGCGGCCTTCGATGCGGGTATGGAAGCGGCCATCGCCACCGAAGAAGTTGTCCACCACGGTGAACACCAGGGTGGGTTCGAACACGATCAGGCCGGTGCCGCGCAGCGGCTTGAAGCGGATCAGGTTGAGGTTGGTCGGCACGTACAGCGAGTGCATGTACTCGTTGAACTTGACCAGGTCGATGCCGCGCACCGACAGGTCGGCCGAGCGCCGGATCAGGTTGAACAGGCCGATGCGCCACAGCCGCGCAAAGCGCTCGTTGACCATCTCCAGGGTCGGCATGCGGCCACGGATGATGCGGTCCTGGCTGGACAGATCGTATTGCCGCGCTTCGCCGGGCAGCGGCTCCGGCTCGGTGTTGACCGCACCCGAATCGACGCCATGCAACAGGGCATCGATTTCGTCCTGGGAAAGCAGATCACTCACGCTCATGGGGCAGCCTTACTGGGTGACGAAACTGGTGAACAGCAATTCTTCGATGCATTTCTTGCCGGTTTCGCTGGTCATGACCTTCTGCGCTTCGGCCAGCGCGGATTTCTGCAGCTTCTGCTTGCCGGCCAGATCGGCCACGTCGGTGGCCTTGACCTGAGACAGCAGCATCAGCAGGTGCGCGCGGATGGCGGGGGCGTTCTCGGTGATGAGTTTGAGTTCTTCCGGGTCGCGGGTGACCAGCTGCACTTCGACCTGAAGATACTGCGGGCCGTCGCCGGGATCGGCCAGGTTGACCACAATCGCCGGGTCCATCGGGAAGTACTGTGCCGGCTTTGGCACTTCGGCCACCTTGGGGGCATCGTGCTTGCCGCCTTTTTCATCGCCCTTGTGGCCGAGGAAGAACCACGCACCGCCGCCGGCCGCGGCCAGCACGACCACGCCAATGGCGATCAGCAGAAGAGGCTTCTTGCCGCCTTTCTTCTTCTCTTCTTTCTCTTCGGTCTTTTCAGGTTTCTTGGCCGCTGCCACGTTCTGCTCCAGGGGAATGCTCACCCATTGGATGCAACTGGCGTGCCAAAACCGCGACGGATTCCTGGCGCCGCGTGGGCGCGTGTGCAAAAACCCCCGCAAGCCTTGCGCTGCGAGGGTGGAGAGCGGGCGGCAAGGTCAGCGCGCGCTGCGTTTTTGCGTTGCGCCGGGCCGTCCCGGCGCGGCGGCTCAGGCGTAGGCGTCCAGCAATCCACGCTGGCGTAACACTACCGACGGAATTCCGACGGGTGGGCTGTCATCCAGGGTGAGGCCGGTGCCGTCGCGCCCGCTGCCGTTGCCGTTGCCGCTCTGGCCTTGCTGCTGTTGCTTGCCCACATCGGCCTGGCCGAGCTGGAAACCGTTCTGGCCGAGCATTTCGCGGAGCCGCGGCAGGCTCTGTTCCAGCGCCTGACGGGTATCGGCACTGGCGGCGGTGAAGCTGGCGTTGACCTTGTCGCCATCCAGATGCAGCCGCACCTCGACCGGGCCCATCTCGTTCGGGGTGAGCTTGATGTGCGCGTGGCCGATCTTCTGGTCGGCCAGCCAGCTCAGCCGCGCGCCGATGGCATCGTCGAAGGTGTCGCTGCCCATCTCCGGGGTCGGCGTGGGCGATGCGCTGAAGATCGGCGCCGGGTCCTGCAGGCGGGTGAGCGTGGGCGCGGCGGTGGGCAGCACGAACGCCGGGGCATTCGGCGCGTCCACTGCTGCGCTGTCGTCGGCCGGGTCCAGTGCCTTGACCGCCATGCTCATCAGCGCGGCGGTCTGCGCATCGCCGCTGACCGCAGTGGCCGAGGTGGGCTTGGCGCCTGCGGCGGCAGCCGGCGTAAGCGCACCCAGGGGGGGCAGGGCGGTGGCGGTTGCGGCAGCAGCGGTTGTGGGCGCGGTGGCATCGCTCGGCAGTGCGGTCGCGGTCGGCGTGGCGCCGGCCGCATTGGCCACACTGGCGGCGAGCGCTGCGGCAGCGGCGGCGAGCACATCGCCGCCCGGTACTGCCTGGGCCAGCAGGCTCATGCCAAAACCGCCCAGGCCGGCGGGCGGCCAGCCGGCCTCGGTGGTCGTGGCCGCATCGGCGGGGGCGTCCTTGCTGTCCTTGCTGGCAGTTGCGTTCTTGCCGCTCGCGGTGGTGGCACTGCTGTCCTTGGCTGCGGATTCCTTGGCGGGCTGGGCAGACTTGGCATCGCCGTCCTGGGCGCGCGGGCGCTTGGTCGCATCGCCGGGCGCGTCGTCGCCCTGTTCGTCGTCGGCGCGGTTCTTGTCGGATTGGCTGGATTTGGCGGCAGGCGGCTTGGCCGGCACGCGCTCGGGCGCCTGCGGCGGGGCGTGGGTGGGCGTGTTGGCCGGATTGAGCATGCGCGCGAACTGGTCCTGCGCCGGATCCTGCTCGGACGACGGGTCGCTGTAGCTGGACTTCTTGCCGGTGCTGGCAAGCGCGCCAAGGCCGGCGGCAAACGCGGACAGGGGGTTCATACGGATTCTCCGTGAGTATCTTCGGCCCGCGCCAGGCGCGAGCGGCGTGCGCCCAGATCGTCCATCTCGCGCTGGTCGCGACGTTCGATCACCTTGTTTTCCTGGGCGCGGTAGCTGGCGGCCAGTTGCTCCAGCACCTGCTTTTCGCGGCTGGCCAGCAGCAGGCGGGTGCGCTCGGATTCGACCTTGGCGATGTTGCTTTCCACGGTCTGGGCCTGCTGCAGCACGGCGCTGTCGAGCCGGTCCAGAAAGGCGCGGCGGTTGCTCAGCGCCACCGCGCTGGTGCCGGCCATGTGGCTGTTGGCGTATTCCTCGGCGTAGCGGCGCAGTTCCTCCAGGCGCGACTGGTGGGTCTCCAGCACGCGCTGGCGCTCGGCCAGATCGCGGGCGACCTTGTCTTCCTGTTCCTGGGCCCGCCGCAGCAGGGGATCGATTCGCTTGGACTGCATCATGGATTAATTCTCGGGTTCCACCAGTTGCTGCAGCGCGGACAGGCTGTCGCTCAGCAGCGATGCCTTGTGGACGTCCTGGCCAAGGAATTCGACGATCTCCGGCCAGCGCGCCAATGCTTCGTCGGTGGCCGGGTCGCTGCCGCGCTGGTAGGCGCCGATGGCGATCAGGTCGCGGTTGGCGGTGTAGGCAGAGAGCAGGCGCTTGAGCTTGCGGATGCGCAGGCGCCAGGGCTCGTCGGCGATATCCTGCACCACGCGGCTGACCGACGATTCCAGGTCGATGGCCGGATACAGGCCGCTGTCGGCAACCCGACGCGACAGCAGAATATGGCCGTCCAGGATGGCGCGGGCGGCGTCGGCGATCGGGTCCTGCGGGTCGTCGCCTTCGGTCAGTACGGTGTAGAAGGCGGTGATCGAGCCGCGGCCCTTGGCGCCGTTGCCGGCACGTTCCACCAGCGCCGGCAATTTGGCGAACACCGACGGCGGGTAGCCGCGTGTGGTCGGCGGCTCGCCGACCGACAGGCCGATCTCGCGCTGCGCCTGGGCGAAGCGGGTCAGCGAGTCCATCAGCAACAATACGTTCAGGCCCTGGTCGCGGAACCATTCGGCAATGGCAGTGGCGCGGTAGGCGCCATGCAGGCGCGCCAGCGGCGGGCGGTCGGCCGGGGCGGCGACCACCACGGCCCGGCGCAGGCCTTCCTCGCCCAGGGTGGTCTCGACGAAGTCGCGCACTTCGCGGCCACGTTCGCCGATCAGCCCGACCACGATGACATCGGCCGAGGTGAAGCGGGTCATCATGCCCAGCAGCGTCGATTTACCGACACCGGAGCCGGCGAACAGGCCCACGCGCTGACCACGGCCGATCGGCAGCATGGCGTTGATGGCGCGCACACCCACGTCCAGCGAGGTGGTGATGGGTTCGCGCGCCAGCGGATTGATCGACATGCCGGCCATGCTGACGCTGCCTTCGCCGCGGATCGGGCCCTTGCCGTCCAGCGGGGTGCCATCGCTGTCGATGACGCGGCCGAGCAGGCCTTCGCCCACTTCCACGCCGCCACGGCGGCGCGAGGGCACCACGCGGGCGTTGGGCAGCAGCCCGTGCAGTTCGGCGCTGGGCATCAGGTAGGTACGTTCGCCGGCAAAGCCGACCACTTCGGCATCCACCCAGCCGCCGTCGACTTCGACCTTGCAGGTGGCGCCCATCGGCGCTTCGCAGCCGGTCGCCTCCAGGGTCAGGCCGACCGCGCGGCGCAGGATGCCTTCGCGGATCAGGGTGCGTCCGGCGGTGGGCTCCAGGCCAAGCGTGCCCAGCCGGGTGGCCAGGCGCAGGTTGCGTGCATCCAGCCAATCGGCCGGGGTGGCACCGAACAGGGCGCTCACAGGCCCGCTCCGGATTTGCGCATGACTGTCTCCAGGGCGGCCCGCAGGCGCGCGTCCAAGGTGCCGTCCACGCGCACGCTCTCGGCGTGCACGCGCAGGTCGCCGCGGCTCAGGCTCAGATCCGGGGCCACGCGGGTGGTGCTGCTGGGCGCCAGATGCGGCAGCAGCGCGGTGATATCGTCCGGGTGCAGTCGCACTTCGACTTCGCGGCCGGCGCCGCCGACCGCATCCACGGCCTCGCCCACCAGGTCGGCCAGCAGCTGCGGTTCGACCTGGTAGGCACGCCCGACCAACTGGCCGGCGATGCGCACGGCCAATTCGCCAAGCGCGCCGACCACCTCGTTTTCCAGCCGCGCCAGCGGACGGGTGAAGTTGTCCAGGATGCCGTCGATCTGCGCGGTCAACCGGCGCACTTCGGACTGGCCCTGGGCAAAGCCCTCGGCATGGCCGCGAGCAAAGCCTTCCTGCTGGGCGGCGTCTTCGATGGCCTGGATCTCTTCCAGGGTCGGCGGGCGCAGCACCGGCTCGTACGCGGCCGGTTCGTCGAACTCCGGTTCCGGCGCGGCCAGGGCCATGTGCAGGTCGGGGGCCAGCCAGCGGGTGACCACGTCGTTCATACCATGGCCTCCGCACCGGCGCCGCCGAGGCTGATGGCGCCTTCGTCAGCCAGGCGGCGGACGATGGTGAGGATTTCCTTCTGCGCCGCTTCCACGTCGGCCAGGCGCACCGGGCCGCGCGCTTCCATGTCTTCGATCAGGATCTCGGCAGCGCGCTGGGACATGTTGCGGGTGATCTTCTCGCGCACCTTGGTGTCGGCGCCGCGCAGCGCCAGGCCCAGGCGCTCGCCGGAGACTTCGCGCAGCAGCGTCTGCAGGCCACGATCGTCCAGGTCCACCAGGTTGTCGAACACGAACATCAGGTCCTGGATCTTGGTGGCCAGGTCGGCGTCGATCTTGCTGATCTCGCCCAGCACGCCCTGGTCGGCGCCGGTGTCCAGGAAGTTGAGGATGTTGGCCGCCACCTTGATGCCGCCCACGTTGGACGACTTCAGGTTCTGGTTGCCGGCAAATTGACGCTCCATGATGTCGTTGAGCTCGCTCAGCGCGTTGGGCGGGATGCCGTCCAGGGTGGCGATGCGCAGCAGCACGTCGGCGCGGGTGCGCTCGGGCAGGTTCTTCAGCGACTCGGCCGCCTGATCGCTGTCAAGATGCGCCATGACGATGGCGATGATCTGCGGGTGCTCGTTGCGCACCAGGTCGGCCACCGCACGCGGGTCCATCCACTTCAGGGTGTCCAGGCCGGTGGTGTTGCGGCCGAGCAGGATGCGGTCGATCAGGCCGCCGGCCTTGTCGGCACCCAGCGCCTGG
This genomic window contains:
- the fliI gene encoding flagellar protein export ATPase FliI, which codes for MSALFGATPADWLDARNLRLATRLGTLGLEPTAGRTLIREGILRRAVGLTLEATGCEAPMGATCKVEVDGGWVDAEVVGFAGERTYLMPSAELHGLLPNARVVPSRRRGGVEVGEGLLGRVIDSDGTPLDGKGPIRGEGSVSMAGMSINPLAREPITTSLDVGVRAINAMLPIGRGQRVGLFAGSGVGKSTLLGMMTRFTSADVIVVGLIGERGREVRDFVETTLGEEGLRRAVVVAAPADRPPLARLHGAYRATAIAEWFRDQGLNVLLLMDSLTRFAQAQREIGLSVGEPPTTRGYPPSVFAKLPALVERAGNGAKGRGSITAFYTVLTEGDDPQDPIADAARAILDGHILLSRRVADSGLYPAIDLESSVSRVVQDIADEPWRLRIRKLKRLLSAYTANRDLIAIGAYQRGSDPATDEALARWPEIVEFLGQDVHKASLLSDSLSALQQLVEPEN
- a CDS encoding FliH/SctL family protein codes for the protein MNDVVTRWLAPDLHMALAAPEPEFDEPAAYEPVLRPPTLEEIQAIEDAAQQEGFARGHAEGFAQGQSEVRRLTAQIDGILDNFTRPLARLENEVVGALGELAVRIAGQLVGRAYQVEPQLLADLVGEAVDAVGGAGREVEVRLHPDDITALLPHLAPSSTTRVAPDLSLSRGDLRVHAESVRVDGTLDARLRAALETVMRKSGAGL
- the fliG gene encoding flagellar motor switch protein FliG — encoded protein: MTGVQRAAVLLLSLGESDAAEVLKHMDPKEVQKIGIAMATMTGISRDQVEKVMDEFNGELAGKTSLGVGADDYIRNVLIQALGADKAGGLIDRILLGRNTTGLDTLKWMDPRAVADLVRNEHPQIIAIVMAHLDSDQAAESLKNLPERTRADVLLRIATLDGIPPNALSELNDIMERQFAGNQNLKSSNVGGIKVAANILNFLDTGADQGVLGEISKIDADLATKIQDLMFVFDNLVDLDDRGLQTLLREVSGERLGLALRGADTKVREKITRNMSQRAAEILIEDMEARGPVRLADVEAAQKEILTIVRRLADEGAISLGGAGAEAMV